The Colletotrichum higginsianum IMI 349063 chromosome 2, whole genome shotgun sequence genome has a segment encoding these proteins:
- a CDS encoding Vacuolar protein sorting vps16: MMEASHPAAGWENVGDKWYRKVQLYTEVFDQDLDLDNHIVAGAPYGGAIALLRDDTKIQAYRANPGGGGGGASSSKPGIDIYSYAGKLLRRIPWEQGSGSIKGLGWASVAGGEEKLLVATTDGTVRVYDLQGEFTQFSLGNGADESGVISCRFYESGMVALLGNDTFVSVTSYTEPRPRLLATPPTDQGEIHAWAVVAPDHTLSRSVEVLLSIGETVYVIDAAECEDRFLDLGPFSHISVSPDGRLIALYTKTGKAHVISSDFQERRVEHDSQSKIPPKYVEWCGTDALIAWEDEVHIIGPDAATAEFFYDGRVHVVSEHDGARLITNDVCDFLERVPHATEEVFGTRAESSAASILLDAVGQLELQSPKADDYIQLIRANLTEAVDTCVTAAGREFSIHWQKQLLKAASFGKSVLDIYNSDEFVDMCETLRVLNAVRFFEVGLPLSFEQYQRLTPEGLIKRLINRHEYLLALKIAGYLRLPTDRIYVHWASAKVRSGAEDDDTICRLVVERLSGKPGISFEEIARAAYDEGRGRLATELLNHEPRGGRQVPLLLSMEEDELALDKAVESGDTDLMYTVLLQLKKKLPLAAFFRVINARPAATALVESSAAREADNALLKDLYYQDDRRVDGAGVFIHESLHQPDARTASDKLALAAKLLSDSREAAFEVHALKEAQTLLKMQEAFDRDLTDTFTGLSVNETMFKLIRLGYHKRASKIQSEFKVPDKVAWWIRLRALVAKRDWNEIEELAKTRKSPIGWEPFFNLTLQAGNPRLAAVFVPKCTGLEPGTTITMYEKCGLRVKAAEEAVKLKDAEAWGRLLEAAGRGTQEGRDIERIGSAVFKK; encoded by the exons ATGATGGAAGCGTCTCATCCCGCGGCAGGATGGGAGAACGTCGGCGACAAGTGGTACCGCAAGGTCCAGCTCTACACCGAAGTGTTCGACCAAGACCTTGACCTCGACAAccacatcgtcgccggcgcccccTACGGCGGAGCCATCGCTCTCCTCCGAGACGACACCAAGATCCAGGCTTACCGCGCCAacccaggcggcggcggcggcggcgcctcctcgtccaaaCCCGGCATCGATATCTACTCGTACGCCGGCAAGCTCCTCCGCCGCATCCCCTGGGAGCAGGGCTCCGGCTCCATCAAGGGCCTCGGCTGGgccagcgtcgccggcggcgaggagaagctcctcgtcgccacgACGGACGGCACCGTCCGCGTCTACGATTTGCAGGGCGAGTTCACGCAGTTCTCCCTTggcaacggcgccgacgagtcCGGCGTCATCAGCTGCCGCTTCTACGAATCCGGAATGGTCGCGCTCCTCGGTAACGACACTTTCGTCTCGGTCACGTCGTACACCGAGCCGCGCCCGCGGCTGctcgcgacgccgccgaccgACCAGGGCGAGATCCACGCCTGGGCCGTCGTGGCGCCGGATCATACGCTCTCGCGTTCCGTCGAGGTACTGCTGAGCATCGGGGAGACGGTATACGTCATCGACGCGGCCGAGTGCGAGGACCGGTTCCTGGACCTCGGGCCCTTCAGCCACATCAGCGTGTCCCCCGACGGCCGGCTGATCGCGCTGTACACGAAGACGGGCAAGGCGCATGTGATTTCAAGCGATTTCCAGGAGAGGCGTGTCGAGCACGACTCGCAGTCCAAGATCCCACCCAAGTATGTCGAGTGGTGCGGCACCGATGCGCTGATTGCGTGGGAGGATGAGGTACACATCATCGGGCCGGATGCTGCGACCGCAGAGTTCTTTTACGACGGACGAGTGCACGTTGTATCAG AACACGACGGCGCAAGACTCATCACAAATGACGTTTGCGACTTCCTAGAGCGCGTCCCGCACGCCACGGAGGAGGTCTTCGGTACCCGGGCCGAGTCCTCGGCAGCATCGatcctgctcgacgccgtcggccagctgGAGCTTCAGTCGCCCAAGGCCGACGACTACATCCAGCTGATCCGCGCCAACCTTACTGAGGCCGTCGACACGTGCGtcacggcggcgggccgcgAATTCAGCATCCACTGGCAGAAGCAGCTCCTCAAGGCTGCGTCCTTTGGCAAGTCGGTGCTCGACATCTACAACAGCGACGAGTTCGTCGATATGTGTGAGACCCTGCGCGTGCTCAACGCCGTTCGCTTCTTCGAGGTCGGCCTGCCCCTCTCGTTCGAGCAGTACCAGCGTCTCACCCCCGAGGGCCTCATCAAGAGGCTCATCAACCGTCACGAGTACCTGCTCGCGCTTAAGATCGCGGGGTACTTACGTCTGCCCACCGACCGCATCTACGTCCACTGGGCCTCGGCCAAGGTCCGCTCGGGTGctgaggacgacgacactATCTGCCGGCTGGTTGTCGAGCGCCTCTCCGGGAAGCCAGGCATCTCCTTTGAGGAGATCGCACGCGCAGCCTACGACGAAGGCCGGGGCCGCCTCGCCACTGAACTGCTAAACCACGAGCCCCGCGGCGGGCGCCAGGTGCCGCTGCTCCTCAGcatggaggaggacgagctcgccctcgacaaggccgtcgagagcgGCGACACGGACCTGATGTACACAGTACTTCTCCAGCTCAAGAAGAAACTGCCGTTGGCCGCCTTCTTTCGCGTCATCAACGCGCGCCCCGCGGCAACGGCCCTCGTTGAGTCCTCGGCCGCGCGCGAGGCTGACAACGCGCTCCTTAAAGATCTCTATTACCAGGACGACCGCCGGGTggacggtgccggcgtcTTCATACACGAGTCGCTCCACCAGCCCGACGCGCGCACCGCGTCCGACAAGCTCGCACTCGCCGCGAAGCTACTCTCCGACTCGAGGGAGGCTGCGTTCGAGGTCCACGCCCTCAAGGAGGCGCAGACTCTCCTCAAGATGCAGGAGGCCTTCGACCGCGACCTCACCGACACCTTCACGGGGCTCAGCGTCAACGAGACCATGTTCAAGCTCATCCGCCTCGGGTACCACAAGCGCGCCAGCAAGATTCAGAGCGAGTTCAAGGTGCCCGATAAGGTTGCTTGGTGGATCAG ACTTCGTGCGCTCGTTGCGAAGCGGGACTGGAACGAGATCGAGGAGCTTGCGAAGACGAGAAAAAGCCCGATTGGGTGGGAG CCGTTCTTCAACCTCACGCTGCAGGCGGGCAACCCGCGGCTGGCGGCCGTCTTTGTGCCCAAGTGCACGGGTTTAGAGCCTGGGACGACCATCACCATGTACGAAAAGTGCGGGCTGCGGgtcaaggcggccgaggaggcggtgAAGCTCAAAGACGCCGAGGCGTGGGGCAGGCTGCTCGAAGCGGCGGGACGGGGCACGCAGGAGGGGCGGGACATTGAGAGGATCGGGAGCGCCGTCTTTAAGAAGTGA